CACCTGCCGCCGGTGCGCCGCCACAGTTCCAGCCCGGACAGCCGGTGCACCCACAGCGTGCGCGCGTCGGCGAAGGCGAACGACTGCACTTTCTCGCCGGCCAGTTCCGGCGGCGTGCGGAACTGGCCGGCCGCGTCGTCCCACTGCTGGAACTGTTCGGCGGCCACCCACGGCGTGCCGTCCGGCGCCATCGCCAACGCCGCGATGTCGGTGCCGGCCAGGCCGTGCTGGCCGCCGGGAATGTTCTGCAGCACGCGGCCGTCGCCATCGCGCACCTGCACGCCATAGCCCGGTGCGCCGATCCACAGCCGCTGGCGCGCGTCCAGTTGCAGCCAGGCGAGCGTGCCGTCCGGGATCGCATCGGCCTCGCCGGCGGCGCGGGTCCAGCGCTGCAGCGGGCCGCCGTCCAGCGGGCCACGCAACAGCACGCTGCTGCCGCCGATCCACAGCGCGCCGCGCGGGTCGTCCAGCACCGACAGCGTGCGTCCGCTGGGCGCGCCGTTGGACCAGTGCGGCGCGCTCAGCGCACCGCTGGTGGTATCGAGGCGGAACACGCTGGCGCCGGCGCCTAGCAGCCACACCCCGCCCGCGCGCGCCGGCGCCAGGCCGACGTACTGGTCGGCGGGCAGGCCCTGCGCGGTGCCCAGCACCGCCAGCCGGCGCCAGTCCGGACGCAGGTAGCCCAGGCCGCGGGTCGGCAGCGGCACCCACAGGCCGCCCTCGCGATCGCGCAGCAGGGTCTCCACCACGCTGGCGCCGGACACCGCCGCGCCGCCGGTGTCCACCCGCCGCGCCGGCCCGTCGGCTGGCTTGTGCCACAGGCCTTCGCCATTGCCGAGCCAGTAGCCGCCGGCGCCGTCCTCGGCGATCGCGTTGGCGGCGCGGTGCAGCGCGCCGATCCAGTCCGCGCGCAACCAGCGCCCGGCACGGTCGCGCCGGAACAGGCCGGTGTTGCCGCTGAACCACAGGCCATCGCTGAGCCGGGTGATCGACATGATCACCTGCTCCTCCTGCGGCATGCCGTCGTCGATGCGGTAGGCGCTGGCGTGGCGGCCGTCGTAGCGCACCAGGCCCTTGAAGGTGCCCACCCACAACACCCCGGCGTCGTCGAAGGCCAGGGTCAGCACCGCGCTGTCGAGCAGCGCGTCCACCTTCGGGTCGCCGGCACGGATGCGCTGCACCCGGCCATCGTCGCCCAGCCGGTACAGGCCACCGCGGTAGGTGCCGAAGAACACCGCATCGCCGCGGCTGGCGATAGCGAACACCTCGTCGCTGCGCATCGCCGGCTGCGTGGCCATGTTGAAGTGACGGAAGCCGCGCCGGTCCGCGCCGAGCATGCTGAGGCCACCGCCCTCGCAGGCCACCCAGATGCGGTCGCGCGCGTCGATGTGCAGGTCCTGCACGTAATTGCAGCGCAGCGACGCCGGATCGGCCGGGTCGTGGCGCCAGACCCGGAACTCGCGCCCGTCGTAGCGGGCCAGGCCATCGCCACTGGCGATCCACAGATACCCGTCGCGGTCCAGCTGCAGCCCGGAGATGTCGCTGGACGGCAGCCCCTGCTCGCTGGAGAACACCCGAAAGCGCGGCAGTTGCGGCACCCCGGCCCAGGCGTCGGCGCAGACGCCGGCCAACGCCAACAGGCAGGCCAGCCCCCAGCAGCGCCACCGGCGTGGGGGATGCGGGATGGGCATGGACATCGGCTCCGGCAAAGGACGTCGGCGGATGAACACCGGCGCACTGCCGGGGCCGGACGCGCGGGGCGGCCGCTCCGTGTGCCGCTCGCCGCGGCAGCGTTCTTATACCGCGCGGCCGCGGAAAAATCACACCTGTCGCGGCGTGCAACGAACCGTTACGTGGCGCAGGTGCGCAGCCGGGCCGGACTGTGACTAGAATCCGGCGACCCTCCCAGCGCGGCCCGCTTCATGCTCAAACCCTCTCTCGTGGCACTCCTGCTGGCCTTGCCGGGCGCCGCCCTGGCCGCGCCGGCACAGTACGCGCTGGACCCGGTACACACGCGGGTGCTGTTCGCGATCGAGCACGCCGGCTTCTCCAAGGCGCTGGGTACCGTGTCCGGCAGCACCGGCACCCTGGTGTTCGACCCGGACGACTGGCGCAGCGCGCGGCTGCAGGCGCGGGTGCCGTTGCAGCGTCTGGATCTGGGCGATGCCAAGTGGAACCGCGCCGCGCTGGCGCACAACCTGCTCGACGGCGAGCGCTACCCGGAGGCGCAGTTCGTCTCCACCCGCGTCGAACCCATCGACGCTCAGCACGCCAAGGTGATCGGGCAGTTGACCCTGCACGGCGTCACCCGCGAGGTGACACTGGACGTGACCCTGAACGCGGTCAAGCGCCATCCGCTGCCGCCGTTCCGCCGCACCGCCGGCTTCTCCGCCACCACGACCCTGCAGCGCGCCGACTTCGGCATCAGTGCCTGGCCGTCGGTGATCGGCGGCACGGTGGAGCTGCGCATCGAGGCCGAGGCCACCCGCGAAGGCGGCGCCAAGGCCGAGCCGGATCCGGCACCGGGCACCGCGCCCGCCGCTCCCACCGACACCACCACCGCGCCGAATGCGCAGGACGGCACGCCATGAGCGCCCGCAATACCCGCGACCGCTGGGGCAGCGTCAGCCAGACCCTGCACTGGCTGATCGCCGCGCTGATCCTGCTGCTCGGCGTGGTCGGCCTGACCATGGGCGAGCTGCCGAAGACGCCCAAGTATTTCTGGGTCTACACCGCGCACAAGTCGCTGGGCCTGACCGTGCTGGCGCTGGTGATCGCGCGGCTGGGCTGGCGCCTGTACGCCGGCGCGCCCAAGCCGGTGCCGGGCACGCCCGGCTGGCAGGAGCGCATCGCCGACGGCACCCACGCCTTGCTGTACGTGATGATCTTCGCCATCCCGCTGTCCGGCTGGCTGTACGACTCGGCCAGCGGCCTGCGCCCGTTCCGCTGGTTCGGCCTGGTCGCCGTGCCCAAGCTCAGCGCCCCGAACGAGCACCTGCGCGACCTGTCGCACACGGTGCACGAATGGGGCTTCTGGCTGCTGATCGCGGTGGTCCTGGCGCATGCCGGCGCCGCCTTCTACCACCACCTGTTCCAACGCGATGCCACCCTGGCGCGGATGCTGCCGCGCGGCTGGCTCACCCCCAAGTCCTGAGGAGCTGTTTCGATGTCCACCCGTTTCGCGTCCCCCGCCGCCGTTGCCGCCAGCCTGGTGGCCCTGCTCGCCGCCGCCCCCGCGGTGCGGGCCGCCGACTATGTGCAGGCCCCCGGCTCCACCCTGGTGTTCGCCAGCAAGTACGACGGCGAAGTGTTCACCGGCCAGTTCCCCGGCTTCGACACCAAGCTCAGCTTCGACCCGGCCAACCTGGCCGGCGCCAAGCTCGACGTGACCATCCCGCTGGCCGGCGCCAAGAGCGGCAACACCGACCGCGACTCCACCCTGCAGGGCGCGGATTTCTTCGACGTGGCCAAGTTCGCCACCGCGCACTACCGCGCCGACAAGTTCCGCGCGCTGGGCAACAACCAGTTCGCCGCCGACGGCACCCTGGAACTGCGCGGCGTGTCCAAGCCGGTGACCCTGACCTTCACTTGGACCCCGGGCGCGCAGCCGGTGCTGGCCGGCAAGGCCACGGTCAAGCGCCTGGACTTCGGCGTGGGCGGCGGCGACTGGGCCGATACCAAGACCATTCCCAACGAAACCGCGATCAGCACCAAGGTGGTGTTCAAGGCGAAGTGATTCGCCACAGGCCGCGGGCGCGCGGCCGCTGAGCGGCGGATTTCCTCGTCGGGTCCGCCGCTTTTTTTATGCGCGTCTTACACGCGTTCGGCCGCGGCCGCCAACCAGGCGCGCACGCCGTCCGCATCGAACGGCCAGTCCAGTTCGCGCCCGTCGGCGGCGCGCAGCACCGGCACGCGCACGCCATAGCGCGCCTCCAGCGCGTCGTCGTCATCGATGAAAACGCTTTCCAGGTCGGCCACGCGCGCCTGCGCCAGCACCTGCAGGGCCTGGTCGCACAGATGGCAGTCGTCGCGCTGGTACAGGGTCAAGGACATGCTCGCGTCCAATGTTGCGCTGCGGACCTGTGCCGCGCGCCGGAAGCATAGAATAGACGGTCTTTCGCCCACCCTTCGGCACGCGCATGGCTGTCAGTACCTTCGACCTGTTCAAGATCGGCATCGGGCCGAGTTCCTCGCACACCGTGGGGCCGATGCGCGCCGCCGAACGCTTCGTGCACCGCTGGCTGTTCGACCAGGGCCGCCTGCAGGACGTGGTGCGGGTGCGTGCCGAAGTGTTCGGCTCGCTGGCCCTGACCGGGCGCGGCCACGGCACCGACAAGGCGGTGCTGCTGGGCCTGGAAGGCCAGCGCCCGAACCTGATCGACCCGGACATCATCCCCGGCGCGCTGGAGCGCATCCGCGGCAGCAAGCGCATCAACCTGCTCGGCCAGCACGAGATCGCCTTCGACGAGAAGCGCGACCTGGCGATGAACAAGCGGCAGAAGCTGCCGTACCACACCAACGGCATGCGCTTCACCGCCTACGCGGCCAACGACGAAGTCGTCGCCACGCGCGACTACTACTCGGTCGGCGGCGGCTTCGTGGTCAACCAGGACGACGCCGCCGACGACCGCATCGTCGCCGACGAGACGCCGCTGCCCTACCCGTTCAAGAGCGGCGACGAGCTGCTGGCGCAGGCCGCGCGCAGCGGCCTGAGCATCGCCGCGCTGATGTTCGAGAACGAGAAGTGCTGGCGCAGCGAGGACGAGATCCGCGCCGGCCTGCGCGAGATCTGGGGCGCGATGCAGGCCTGCGTGACGCGCGGCATCCGCGAGGAAGGCACGCTGCCCGGCGGCCTGCACGTGTCGCGGCGCGCGCCGGCGCTGTACCGCGAGCTGTCGTCCAAGCCGGAAGCGGCGATGCGCGATCCGCTGACCACGCTGGACTGGGTCAACCTGTACGCGCTGGCGGTCAACGAAGAGAACGCCGCCGGAGGCC
This genomic stretch from Xanthomonas sacchari harbors:
- a CDS encoding cytochrome b, giving the protein MSARNTRDRWGSVSQTLHWLIAALILLLGVVGLTMGELPKTPKYFWVYTAHKSLGLTVLALVIARLGWRLYAGAPKPVPGTPGWQERIADGTHALLYVMIFAIPLSGWLYDSASGLRPFRWFGLVAVPKLSAPNEHLRDLSHTVHEWGFWLLIAVVLAHAGAAFYHHLFQRDATLARMLPRGWLTPKS
- a CDS encoding glutaredoxin family protein, with the translated sequence MSLTLYQRDDCHLCDQALQVLAQARVADLESVFIDDDDALEARYGVRVPVLRAADGRELDWPFDADGVRAWLAAAAERV
- a CDS encoding L-serine ammonia-lyase is translated as MAVSTFDLFKIGIGPSSSHTVGPMRAAERFVHRWLFDQGRLQDVVRVRAEVFGSLALTGRGHGTDKAVLLGLEGQRPNLIDPDIIPGALERIRGSKRINLLGQHEIAFDEKRDLAMNKRQKLPYHTNGMRFTAYAANDEVVATRDYYSVGGGFVVNQDDAADDRIVADETPLPYPFKSGDELLAQAARSGLSIAALMFENEKCWRSEDEIRAGLREIWGAMQACVTRGIREEGTLPGGLHVSRRAPALYRELSSKPEAAMRDPLTTLDWVNLYALAVNEENAAGGRVVTAPTNGAAGIIPAVLHYFDRFCPGADEQRVFDFLLTAAAIGILYKENASISGAEVGCQGEVGVACSMAAGGLVAALGGKPGQIENAAEIGMEHNLGLTCDPIGGLVQIPCIERNAMGAVKAINASRMAMRGDGKHKVSLDKVIRTMRDTGRDMQDKYKETSRGGLAVNVIEC
- a CDS encoding YceI family protein, with product MSTRFASPAAVAASLVALLAAAPAVRAADYVQAPGSTLVFASKYDGEVFTGQFPGFDTKLSFDPANLAGAKLDVTIPLAGAKSGNTDRDSTLQGADFFDVAKFATAHYRADKFRALGNNQFAADGTLELRGVSKPVTLTFTWTPGAQPVLAGKATVKRLDFGVGGGDWADTKTIPNETAISTKVVFKAK
- a CDS encoding YceI family protein: MLKPSLVALLLALPGAALAAPAQYALDPVHTRVLFAIEHAGFSKALGTVSGSTGTLVFDPDDWRSARLQARVPLQRLDLGDAKWNRAALAHNLLDGERYPEAQFVSTRVEPIDAQHAKVIGQLTLHGVTREVTLDVTLNAVKRHPLPPFRRTAGFSATTTLQRADFGISAWPSVIGGTVELRIEAEATREGGAKAEPDPAPGTAPAAPTDTTTAPNAQDGTP